In Pseudomonas sp. LRP2-20, the genomic window CGAACAGACCCACCTCTGGCAGGCGCCGGCCCTCGGCGACGTCGAGATGCTGCATGCGCGCTACTTCCAGCAGCGCTTCGCCCCCCCATGTGCATGAAGGCTACGTGTTCACCGTGATCGAGTCGGGCGCGCAGCGCTTCTGGCACCGTGGCAGCGAGCACCTGGCGCCGGTCGGCAGCATGGTGCTGATCAACCCGGACGAGCTGCACACCGGCGCCACCGCCCACGAAGCCGGCTGGCGTTACCGAGGGTTCTATCCGGAGCATGAACGGGTCACCGGCGTGCTGGACGAGCTCGAGCTGAGCCGCCACGGCATGCCGCGCTTCAATGACAGCGTGATCCAGGACCCGGCCCTGGCGCAGGCCTTCAGCCAGTTGCACCAGCTGTCGGAAGCCGGTGCCAGCGCCTTGGAGCAACAGACCGCCTGGCGCCAGGCGGTACTGGCCCTGGTGCAGCGCCACGGCCATTGCCCCGAACCCACGGCCCCTGGCAACGAACCGCTGGCGGTGGCGCGTGCGCGGGAACTGCTGGAAAGCCAGTTGGCGGACCCGCCGTCACTGGAGGCCCTGGCCGCTGCGGTCAACCTGTCGCCCTTCCACTTCGCCCGCGTGTTCCGCCAGGCCACCGGCCTGCCACCGCACGCCTGGCTCAAGCAACGGCGCCTGGCGCGGGCAAGGGAGTTTCTGAAAAGCGGATTGGCGGCCTCCGACGTGGCGTTCACCCTGGGGTTTGCCGATCAGAGCCACTTGAGCCGGCAGTTCAAGCAGGCTTATGGCGTGACGCCTGGGGCCTATCGGCAGGCTTGCACGCAGTAGATTCAGATTACCTTAGCTATAAGAATTCAGGCGCTTCAAACCCTGTGCCACTCTCAACTCGGGCGCTTTGCACTGCTTTTTTCGATAGCTTCACGAGCACGTCCAGCCAAGGCCCAGGGCATGGGTGTAATGAAGAGCATGAGCGTCATCCATATTAAAGTGGCAGGCCCCGCAATCACGAAGACTAGGCTGGCAACCAGCCCCGAAACCGCGTCCCCCATAACCGCGCTGAAGTAGTAGAGAGAAAAATTCCTGCCGACCTCATGATCATTCGACAGGCATTGAACGTTAGTGACAATGGCGATGTCGACAAATGCACCGATGAATCCGACCACAAAAAGAATCAACAGGAAAAGCCAACTATTGAACTGAAGCGCCACAGCTGCCGTAAAAAATAGCGCGCCGTACAAAACCCAGTACCGCAGCACCAACTGTGAAGTAGTGCATTTATTGAATCGAATATAAAGTACACCACCCAGTACGGTGCCAGCTGCAAGCAGTGCAAACACATAGCCAACCGCAGCTTCGGAATCGAACTGCTCCAGCACAGATGCAGGAAGCACGAAGCGAAGCACGGCAGTTGCGAACATTGCGCAGACCGTGGTGCAGCTGATGACGGCAAACAATGGTGCATTAAAGGTCTTGAGCTTCCGCACATTGCAAACCGCATCACGGATCATGGCCCCTCCATGAAAGGTTTGCCGCGCACATGGCTCAGAGGCCTTGAATCCGGCGATACAGAACGCTGAAAAGCTCAGGCAACCGGTGAAGAAGAGAAACGTAGCCTCTCGGGACAAAAATAGTACAAACAGTGAGAAGATCAGTGGCCCTATTATTGATGCTGCATCTTCAATAACCTGAAGACCACTATTGATCGACGCGAGGCTTTCTTTTTCGACAAACTCGGGAAAGAAAGCACGAAAAGTCGGCGCATGAAGGCAGTCGAGCGCCGTTATGATCATCGCCAAACCTATTACCAGCGGTAAGTAGTAAGTGGACACGCCATATGCGCTATACACGGCAAAGAACACAAGCCCCACGATACTCTTCGCCAAGTCTGCCGCCAACAAGGTGCACTTTTTTTCGCCATTATCTGCCAACCAGCCACCCAGAGGCGAAAATACCACACTCGGAATGTAGCGAAAGAAATAAGAAACACCTATCAATAATAGATCAGCATCGGCCAACGTTACGACTGCTACAGCAAAAGCAGTTTCAAACGCAAATTCGCCGCATTTTGAAAAGCCGTGCGCCAACGCGAGAGCACGCGTTTCGCGATTTAGGTTAAGCCCATACATTTCAGCACGCCTCCAGTCCTTGCTGCTGCAGGAACAACATTCAGACGCTGAAACCTATGACTTTCACACTTAAAACTCAAAGAGCAAGCTGTAACAAGATACTCAAAAAATCAGCAAAATTAATTTTATATGACGACTTTTCCTACACAACACACAGCTGACCCTTGACCTCAAATGCTTGAGTCAGAGAAGCAGCAGGATGACTATACCGCCTAATTTCAACGCCACACCGTCAAAAACGGAAACAGCATTAAACATTTCTTTTAATTTTGTCGAAATATAACGAGCCTTACCTTCAAGTCCGTATCCCCAGGCAACGCTCAGATTGCTCGACTCAAAGCTCAGAGAGGTATGCAAAACCCTCTGCTACACTGACAGAGCTGAACGGAGGATCCTGCCATGTCCGAAAGAGAGCTCACCACCCTGATATCGCTGATGAACCAGCGCCAAGCCTGCCTGAGCAGTGCCTGCAAGGAAATTGCCGACTGGATCGACCGCCAGGGCGATGTGCCCGCTGCGGGCAAGATCCGCGCCAGCCTCAAGGCGCTGGAGGCCGATGAGGCCCAGGTCCGCAAGACCCTGACCTCGCTGACCCTCGACAGGCCGCTGCCACGCTTCCGTAGCTGAAGCGCTCAGCACAATGAAAAAGGGCCGCTGATGCGGCCCTTTCGTTTGTCAGTGATTCATGTGCATGTGATCATGCCCGGCGCCGGCCTCGGCGTTGAGCGGGCGTACTTCTGCCTGCACCTCGACGGTTTCCTTGGCGCCCTTGGCATCTTCGATGGTCAGGGTCAGCGGGACCTTCTCGCCCTCCTTCACCTGCTGGGTCAGGCCCATCAGCATCACGTGGTAACCATTGGGGTCCAGGCTCACCGGCTTGCCGGCTGGCAGTGCCACGGCCTTGACTTCCTTCATGCCCATCACGTCGCCGTTCATGGTCATCTCGTGCACCTGCACGGTCTTGGCCACCGGCGAAGCCACGCCGACCAGCGTGCTGTCGCTGCTGGCGGTAAGGGTCATGAAGGCGCCGGTGGACGGCTGGTGCGGCACGCTGGCGCGTACCCAGGCGTCGCTCACGGTGGTCTGCGCCAGGGCTGGCAGGGCCAGGCCCAGCAAAGCGATGGCGGCCAGGCCGCGCTTGATCGGTTGCAGTGATACTGCCATTAGCAAATCTCCATCAGGGTTGCCAGGTCTTCAGCGCATTCCTTGGCATTCAGCGAATGGCCCAGGCTCAGGCGCAGGGTGCCACGTGTATCGTAGACGTAGCTGGTGGACGAGTGAGAGATGGTGTAGGTGTCACCGGCCGGAACCTTCTCGTAGAACACCTTGAACTCCTTGGCCACCGCGGCGATTTCTTCCGGGGTGCCAGTCAGGGCGGTGAACGACGGGTCGAAGGCCTTGACGTAGGCATCGAGCACTTCCGGGGTGTCGCGCTCCGGGTCCAGGGTGATGAACACCACCTGGAAGATCTCGCGGTCGCGGCCCCTGAGCAGCTTCTTGATCTGAGCCGCACGCGCCAGGGTGGTCGGGCAGACAGCCGGGCACTGGGTGAAACCGAAGAAGATCATCGGCATGCTGCCGTAGAAGCTCGACAAGGTGCGGACATTGCCCTGAGGGTCCTTGAGGCTGAACTTG contains:
- a CDS encoding MFS transporter, whose product is MYGLNLNRETRALALAHGFSKCGEFAFETAFAVAVVTLADADLLLIGVSYFFRYIPSVVFSPLGGWLADNGEKKCTLLAADLAKSIVGLVFFAVYSAYGVSTYYLPLVIGLAMIITALDCLHAPTFRAFFPEFVEKESLASINSGLQVIEDAASIIGPLIFSLFVLFLSREATFLFFTGCLSFSAFCIAGFKASEPCARQTFHGGAMIRDAVCNVRKLKTFNAPLFAVISCTTVCAMFATAVLRFVLPASVLEQFDSEAAVGYVFALLAAGTVLGGVLYIRFNKCTTSQLVLRYWVLYGALFFTAAVALQFNSWLFLLILFVVGFIGAFVDIAIVTNVQCLSNDHEVGRNFSLYYFSAVMGDAVSGLVASLVFVIAGPATLIWMTLMLFITPMPWALAGRAREAIEKSSAKRPS
- a CDS encoding copper chaperone PCu(A)C encodes the protein MAVSLQPIKRGLAAIALLGLALPALAQTTVSDAWVRASVPHQPSTGAFMTLTASSDSTLVGVASPVAKTVQVHEMTMNGDVMGMKEVKAVALPAGKPVSLDPNGYHVMLMGLTQQVKEGEKVPLTLTIEDAKGAKETVEVQAEVRPLNAEAGAGHDHMHMNH
- a CDS encoding SCO family protein, whose translation is MNDQFTRRAVVAGMGVLGLGLLAGCNPARGLEFKYGKNMSNEILGRKFSLKDPQGNVRTLSSFYGSMPMIFFGFTQCPAVCPTTLARAAQIKKLLRGRDREIFQVVFITLDPERDTPEVLDAYVKAFDPSFTALTGTPEEIAAVAKEFKVFYEKVPAGDTYTISHSSTSYVYDTRGTLRLSLGHSLNAKECAEDLATLMEIC